A segment of the Nerophis lumbriciformis linkage group LG08, RoL_Nlum_v2.1, whole genome shotgun sequence genome:
cttgaacctttttaaaaataaaatgacaatgattacttatgtatttaatatttgtttagttattatttatttattcactgttctattACAAAAgaaagaacaaggaaatgggataaaactgctattgtatgaaaaggggtaggatagcTCTGcttattcctactccttttcggacgtgctgtaataaaacaactggaaatatgtgatgcattacatcgtatcgtatgcatgttcaaaataaatttaAACTGAAACTTAAAGCTTTGTCCAGCTGTCTACTGATGTATATTATTCATGTTTGAATAACTTGCACTGCGAATATTGGCTCCGTATATCGAATAacggttatcggcctccttgactgctAATAATCTGTATCTGCCCTGAAAAAAACCCACATTGGTCGTTCTCTAGTCCACAAATCTTCTTTAATAAGTCACTTTCAACCTCCTTTAAAATGTTTAGGTTTGTTTTGGTCAAGTATCTTTGAAATGGTCGGTCcagctaaaataaagccaaaataatACTCACGACTAAAATAATTCAAATGACGTTGTAGTTTTATTGATCTTCGTACTTGTTGTTATTATTTCTCTTTGCCTTTCTTTTTATTGGTTTAGTCAAATAAAAATGTGCTGGAATAATTTTCCGACTCATTTGTCTTTATCTCTCTTGAAGGTCACACTGGAAGGTGTACAATTGGTTTTTTCAGTCATGTGTCCGGGAGCAGAGCGACTTGTTGAGACGTCGTTGCAGCAACTCTTCCACGGGCTGCAGGCGTTGTTTAACGTGAACGGCGTCGAGCTTGAGAAGTTAATGCCATACATTGAGTTCCAACTCGCAACTGCCCACTTGCTGGCAGAGGTGGTGAACTATACTGTCAGTGTTTTCCTGAATATCCAGGAGCTACCTGCTGACTGGCACATAGGCCAGGACCCCACTTCAGCGCCTTTGACAAGAAGGGCTGAGGCTCCCAGTGTGATTTGCAGAATGCTGAAACAGGCACTAACTTCATGCTACTGCCTAAGTCAACAATTGAGTGAAAGCAGGCTCGTCCACACCTGCATTTGGATGGTTTGTGAGAAAATGACCGACAGCATTTTTAGATACTTTGCTGAGGGCATTAAAAGCTCCCAGCTGCTGGACTTCGACCAAAGCTTTTTTATTGCACCAGGCAGAATTATGAGGGGCATCAAGGACATGGTCTCTATTGTGATGATCAACAATTACTTTTTACAGTGAATAGTGTGCTTGGTGCagcatgtaaataatatatattgtttttgtgtgtgctgAAGACTCAAATGATGCAGTTTATGTTTAAGCAGCATGAGGACTCCCATGCATCTcagttatttatgtttatatatatatataaatgtgtcgtTACAGATATAGACGTTCTAATTCATTGCATATATGTCCTGTTTATGCATGTGTTAAATAAAATGAATTCAAATAttagttgtgtttttgtttatttttacagtTGATTGCTCCCCTTCTTTGGTTTATTTCACCAGAGAAGAACTCTGAAACATTGGACAGTCCCCCCTCGAACTTCTTTCAGCAGGCGCGCTTGTTAAACTGAGGCAGCAGGGATTACGCACAACTGCACTTCCATCCATTCACCCGGCGAATGTCTGCTccctagctcagtgtttttcaacctttgtagagccaaggcacattttttgtgttgaaaaaatgcggaggcacaccaacagcagtaatcattaaaaaaacgaaactcagttgacagtaaaaagttgttgtcgcaattgttggatatgactttaaaccataaccaagcatgcatcaatatagctcttgtctcaaagtaggtgtactttcaccacctgtcacatcacgctgtgacttatttggagtttttagcTTTTTTCCtgtgttgtgttttagttcttgtcttgcgctcctattttggtgtctttttctcttgttttggtattttcctgtagcagtttcatatcttcctttgagcgatatttcccgcatctactttgttttagcaatcaataatatttcagttgtttttatccttctttgtggggacattgttgattgtcatgtcatgttcggatgtacattgtagacattgtctttgctccacagtaagtctttgctgtcgtccagcattctgtttttgtttactttgtagccagttcagttttagttttgttctgcatagccttccctaagcttcaatgccttttcttaggggcactcaccttttgtttgtttttggtttaagcattagacaccttttcacctgcactc
Coding sequences within it:
- the LOC133611306 gene encoding uncharacterized protein codes for the protein MQISSSNSGLFNYDTNGIHEKIWQRLLFSLFSENAYTVEKMHIRQFVLMKQWNKVPGHITVDHMKQWLLAQIISLDKFQRIKSDRLQAWIRSKFRFLNQLEKEVCKDLIEEMRLSQLLGRRVTLEGVQLVFSVMCPGAERLVETSLQQLFHGLQALFNVNGVELEKLMPYIEFQLATAHLLAEVVNYTVSVFLNIQELPADWHIGQDPTSAPLTRRAEAPSVICRMLKQALTSCYCLSQQLSESRLVHTCIWMVCEKMTDSIFRYFAEGIKSSQLLDFDQSFFIAPGRIMRGIKDMVSIVMINNYFLQ